The Thiorhodovibrio frisius genome segment GCCAATGGCCCAGGTCAGCGCGAAGGTCCAACTCGCGGTCAGGGCGCTGCCCCAACCAATGCCGAGCTTAAGCACCTGCTGCGCTAACCAGCTAGCGCCATAGCCCAGCGCGAAACCGCCGCCCAGGGTCGAAATAAGCTCCTTCCAGGCATCACGGCTGTTATCGAGGCCCGCCGCGCGCGCAATCTGGGCCACCATGGCAGCCTGCAAGCTGGCGGAACCCAGGCCACCCAGCACCGGCACTGGGACAGCATTGGCACTCGCGGCAGCCAGCGCCCAGGGCAGGATTAGCCGGCGCCGGCGGCGCTCATCGTTAGGCTGATGCGCGGCAATTTTCAGATCCGCCACCACCTCCGGCAGCAGACGCTCCAGCGCCGCCCAAAGCGCGCTGGCACCATAGTCAACTGGCGCCAGGCCCTGCTCGGGACGGGTGAAGTCCAGAGGCACAAAGACGGGCGCTGTGCCAGGCAGCTCGGCAAACAACAGCCGCTGCGCGCGCAGCGCACGTAGCAGCGCATCCGGCAAAGGCTCAAGATGAAAGTCGGCCTCAGTGCCGGTGAAGGGGTAAGGCAGCGCATGCCCGCTGCCGGTTGGGCCATCAGTGATTGGATAGAGCTGATGCAGGCAGCTTTGCGCCACAATCAGCGGCCAGTCAGGGTGGGCGCGGCGCAACTTGCGGGCGAGCACCAACAGCTCATCGAGCGCCAGATCCTCGGCCCTGGCAATCAGCAACAGCACATGGGCCTGACGCTCAGCCGCGCGCAGCTCATCGAAAGGTGCATCAACAGCGGTATCCGCCAGCCCGCGGGTGTCGAGAAAGCGCAGCACCGGACGCTGCTCGGGAAAGGCATAAAGCCGCGAATGCGCGGTAAAGGGCTCAAACCCATTGCCGATCTGATCGCCCGCTTGCCCTGTCAGCTCGGCGACAATGCTCGTCTTACCCGCCTGGGTCTTGCCGAGCAGCCAGATCACGGGAGCATCGGCCTCGACCCAGGCCGCAGCACGCTCGATCTGGCCGGTTTCGCTCAAAACCGAATCAGCCCCGACTCGAGCAGCCCGACCACAATCAGATAGATTCCCACCACATAGCTCAATACGGCTGGGCGCAACAGCACCAGAAAGCCGGCCACCAGGGCAATTATGGCTTTCAGTGGCAGGGCGGCTCCGTAAAAGAAGGCCACCAGTCCGAGGATACCAATGGCGATCAGATAGGCGGCCACCATGACATGCAACAGCCGCGGCAGCAGCAGGATAAGCACACCGGCAAGAATTGCCAGCGCTGCCTCAATCGGCCATTGATTCAAAAAAGATAGATTCACTGCGTTAACTCCAATGGCGCTTCGGGTTCAGGAGGCATCATGCTTCGGTAAGGGATATCGATCGCATCACCTGTGATATCCCGCCCTTCTTCGTCGCTCTTCTTGCGCGCAATCACAATCTCGACGCGGCGATTCTCGGCCCGCCCCTCGGGCGTATCGTTCGTCGCCACCGGGCGGGTGTCGCCATGGGCGCGAATCTGCATCCGTTCGGCCAGTTCCGGACGAACCTCGGTGATGTGATGCACCACAGCAGCGGCGCGAGCCGCCGAGAGCACCCAGTTGGATGGAAACTGCATCGTATTGATGGGCACGTCATCGGTATGACCGGCAACGATCAGGCTGCCTTCTGTCGCTGACAGGGTCTCCGCGATCTTGTCGAGGATCGGGGAAAAGCTATCCTGCAAGCGCGCACTGCCGGAGGCGAAAGAGCCTTTCTCACGGATGCGGATCAGGATCTCTTCGCCAACCACCTCGACATCGATCAGACCTTGCTCAATTTCCTCCTGCAGGGCTGCGGCGATTTCCTGCGCGGCCGCCTCCAGCTCCTTGCGCATCTGGTCAGGACCGAGTTCGGTCTTGGATTCATCGGTCGTCTGCTGGCGCAGCTCCTGAGCCAAGGTTGGGGTCGGCTTGCCCGGGCTAAAGTCGGGCGAGATCACCGTAGTACCCTTTGGAATGGCCTGCACATCGACCTCTCGCTGTACGCCAAAGGCCATTTTCATGGACCCGGCAATCTGCTTGTATTTGTGCACGTCCATTTCGGAGAAAGAGAGCAGCAGCACAAAAAAGCACAGCAGCAGCGCCATCAAATCGGCGAAAGTCGCCATCCATCCTGGCAAACCTTTGGGACATTCTGCTGCCTTGCCAGCCATGCATCACCCCTAATCGAGCGTCGAGTCACGTTGGTTGGATGGGAGATAGGTCAGCAAAATCTGCTCCATGACCCTTGGATTGATGCCAGACTGGATGGCCGAGATGGCCTCGAGCACTAGGTCTTTGAGCATTCGCTCCTCCTCGCTCACCGCCTTCAGCTTTTCCGAGATCGGAATGGCGAAACCGTTGGCGATGAGGGCTCCGTAAAGCGTGGTCAGAAGCGCCACAGCCATAGCCGGTCCGATGGCCTTGGGATCATCCATGTTCGAGAGCATTTGCACCAAACCGATCAAGGTACCAATCATGCCAAAGGCGGGAGAGTAGTCGCCGATGGACGCCCACATCTTCACGCCTTTGGTGTGGCGTTCGATGGTCAGATCAATTTCCTTCGACAACAAGCGCTCGACGGTTTCGGGCGGATGACCATCAATACAGAGACTGATGCCTTTTTGCATAAAAGGCTCGCTGATGGTTTGATTCTCAAGCGCCAGGATGCCTTCCTTGCGCGCCACGTTGGCAAGCTGGACCGCATCTTCGATCAACTCGCGCGGCGACGGCGATGAGTGAATGATGGACTTGAGCCCGATCTTGAAGGAGCCAAAAAACTCGCCGAAGGAAATCCGCACCAGGGTGGCGCCGAAGGTTCCAAGAACCACGATCAAAATGGACGGGATATTGATAAAGACGCCGATGTCGCCGCCAACAAGGATAGCGCCAATGGCCGCGATCAGCACAACAACAACGCCGACAATGGTTGCAAAATCCATGGGGAGAATACCCGTCCTCGAGTGACTGAACCCCCGGTATTCTACGCAAAAAACCGCCGCTGGGGGCGAGACCCGAAAACTTGTGCCCGCCGACGCGCCCTGGCCTGCGCGGTTCGCTATCCAAATTCTTTGCATGGATCCATTCTCCGGAATGGTCGGTCGAGACCATGCACCTTGCCCTGAAATAGCCGCTTTTGTGCACACGGGCAGGCCCCTGAGCATTAGGGGCTCATTGCCACGCGGAGTATCGATTCACGACTCTGATCGTTATACTCGAAAAATAACACCAGACATGTTAAGGATTGACCGGACACCCGCTGCAGCATCAGGGTCCGGCTTCAATAATGACCTACCCAGCCTGGCGACAGCCGCCAGGCCCCGAGAAGCAACCGGCGCTCGCCCATGCCCACAGCCGATTTTGCCCAATCAGCCGATCTCACCGAATCAAAAGACGTCTTTCGGCACGCCGCCCTAAGCGGACTCACCATCCCTGTGCTGGCCTGCATCGGGTTAGTGGCCGTCTCCATCATCCTGGCGTCATGGCGCATGCACGTGCAGGACTCAGAAATACGCGAGAAGGTGCTCACTGAGACCCTCGATCTCGCCCGGACACTGGCGCTGCAACCCCTTGACGCCCCACCCCAGGCCGATGAGGGCAGCTCAGCCCGGCAGCAGGAGGCAGATCTCACTCGCCTGAATTGCCATTTACACCGGCTTGCCGCTTTTGCCGGTTACCAGAACATCTGGACCCTAACCCAGCACGAGGGAGTGCGTCACGAAGGTCCGGCCAGCCATGCTGCCGGCAGTGATTGCGCCCAGCAGCCTGAGGCTGGTATCGCTAGCCTACCGCCTGAAATTACCCAAGTCTTTAACAGTGGACAGCCCAAAATCACCGCGCCCCATGGGCAGGGTGACGCACGCGTCATTTCAATTCTTGTTCCTATCGGGCCCGTACCAGAGGACCACAAGGTTGGGCGCATTCTCGGCGTCGACATTGCCGCACGGCACTGGCGCGCAGCGGTGTGGAGCGTCGCTATGCTCCCGCTCGCGCTGGGCGGACTTCTTACCATCACCTTCGCCATCGCCGCCTGGATTGTTTATCGCAGTAGTGCCAGCGGAGACGAAACACCTACCAGCCTTCGCTACCTTGAGCCCCTGCTGGCCGGTCTGACCGGCGCCGCTCTCACGCTGGCCGCCACTTCCGTCACTTATCAACTCGAACAGGATTTCGAGTCCGATCTGCTCGAATGGGCAAGCGCTCGCACCAGCCGCGACCTGACGATGATGATGGATCAGCTGCGCGAGGCGCCAGATGGGCACAGCCCCGCAACCCTGCCATCTTCCGTTGCGGATCGCGCTCCGGCCCCAGACGAATTCGCAAATTCCGAATCCCGGACGATCACGGCAGTTCGCCAACTGCTAGAGCAAACACTGGCCCGGCAGCATTCCTATGAAAGTCAAATTGACGCCCGCCTGCTTGCCCTAAACGATCAGGGCACGGCCCGTCTGATTGCCCGCATCCCCGCCAGCGACGGAGCCGAGACCCCAACCAAGGTCAGGCTGATCCCACCGCTGTCGGCTATGGCGCAACGCCAACAAGTCATACCGGTGTTTGCCGATCATCGGACCTTTGCCATTCAGCTCGGGATTCATACGCCCAAGCCTTCTGGTCCGCTGGCAAGTGCCGCCGCTGCGACTGCCACCATTGGCTTAATCCTGACAGCAGTCGCCACCGCACTGGTGACCTGGCTTCGTGGACGCCTGTCCGGCCTCGAAAGACTGCTTAATCAACGCACCTCCGCGCTGCAACAACGCGAGACCAACTTCAACGCAATCACCAACGCGGTGCGCGACGCCATTATTATGGCCGACGAGAATTTCAGAATCCTGTACTGGAATCCCGCCGCTGAGCAGTTGTTCGGCCATACCGAAGCCGAGGCCAAAGGGCAGGATTTGCATCGTCTAATCGGCGGGCCGGAACTCGCCAACACCTTGCCCGGTACGAAGCCCGGCCAAGGCACATTCGTTGGCGCCTCACTGATTGGTCGACTGGTCGAAGTCGAGGCGCAACACAAAAGTGGTGACCGGGTGCCGCTCGAACTGTCCCTGTCGACAATGCGTCTGGATGGTGCATGGCATGCCATTGGCGTGCTGCGCGACATCACGGAACGCCGGCGCAGCCGGGAGCGCCTGGTCAAACTGAACGATTGCCTGGTCAATCTTGGCTCGGACTATCGCGAAAATATCCATCGCATCACCTCGGTTTGCGGCGAAATCCTTGCCGCCGACACCGCGCTTTACAACCGACTCGACAACGGTCTTCTGGTGACGCTCGGGCGCTGGCAGGCGCCCGAGGACTATCCCGAAAGTGATACCCCCGAGGGCCATATCTGCTATGACCTGATTCAGGACCGCAGCGACCGCGTCAGCGGCCACTGTGGCGGCGAACTCGCCGAGAACCAAAGCAGCCGCGAGGCATTTTTCCTCGCAGACCTTGACCAAACGCCCTATGCGCGCATTGACCCCGCCGTACGCAAATACCAGCTCAAAGCCTATTTCGGGCACGTTGTGCGCTGTGGCAGTCAAACCTGCGGCTCTCTCTGCGTGGTCTTCAAGCAACAGCGCTCCCCGAGCGACGAGGAAAAACGCCTGCTGGGGATTCTTGCCGCCGCGCTGACCACCGAGGAAAACCGCCATCTCGCCACCCGCGAGCTTGAACTCAGCGAAAAACGCATGTCACTGGCCATGCGCAGCACCGGCATCGGCATCTGGGAGTACGAACCCGACACCCGCCAACTCAGGCTCGATGCGCCAATGCATGGGCTTCTCGGGCTCCAGCCGGTTCAAGCCACGCGCAGCATTGATGACTGGACCCTGCGTCTGCTGCCGGAAGACATGTCCAAGTTTCAGCAAAGGCTCGAAAGCGCACTCAGTAACGATGGCGAACTCAACCAGGAACTGCGCCTACAACTCAACCCAGACGAACTGCGCTACCTGCGCATCATTGGCAGCGTTCATCGCAGAGCGAACCATCACAGTCATTATCTCATCGGCGTCTGCTTCGACATCACCCGCCGCAAGGAGACTGAGGTGCGCCTGCTCCAGGCCAAGGACATGGCCGAGAAAGCCAGCCAGATGAAGACCCAGTTCCTGTCCCAGGTCAGCCATGAACTGCGCACGCCGATGAACGCGGTGCTCGGATTTGCGCAACTGCTCGACAGTGACCCCGACCTGAACAACGACCAGCGCGATAGCATTCAGGAAATTCTGCACTCGGGTCACCATCTGCTTAAACTCATCGACGAGGTACTGGATCTGGCGCAAATCGAATCCGGCGAGACCGAAATGCAGGTCCAGCAAATTTTGCTAGAACCGGCGCTGGTGGAATCCCTGGCCCTGATCCGACAGCTGGCGAGTGACCAGGAGCTAAAAATCGAGTGCGCAAGTTGCAGCGAACTGGCTGTCGCAGCCGACTCCTTCCGCCTCAGACAGGTATTGATCAACCTGCTTTCAAATGCTGTGAAATTTAATCGTCCCGGAGGCTCCATCACGCTCGAGGCGGCGGAAACAACGCCTGCAACGAGCACCGACAGGCAGGTGCGGGTCAGCGTGCGCGATACTGGCATCGGCATTCCGGCTGATCGCCTTGATGAGTTGTTTGAGCCGTTCCGACGGCTGCCAGACGCGCAGCTACGTGGGATCGAAGGCTCAGGCGTCGGTCTTGCCGTGGTCAAACGCTTAGTCGAGCTCATGGGCGGCAGGATCGGGGTGGAGAGCACCCCAGGCGAAGGCAGTTGCTTTTGGTTCGAGCTGCCGCGTCAGCCCACAACAAGAGCCACCGCCCCGCTGCTAAAATCGGAAACCACCACCCCCCTGTTACTATAGATTGCGCTCTGACCGCCCCCTGCCAACAGACAAAAACATCATGCCAGAACCCATGCCTAAAGCAGCCCTAGCACACCTGATAAAGCTCGGCAACCGCCTGTCCAAGCGCCACGGCCGTCAGTTAGCAAGGATCGCATCACTGGCGATTGCCGGTGCACTCCTCAGCGGTTGCCCTGCGGACCCCATGGGGCCGGACAACCGCATGGCACTCATTGCCTTCGGTCGCTGCGATTACCAGCAGGCAATGCAACTGACCGAGCGAGTCATTGAGCAAGAAAAGGACGTTTATCACGTCCAGCGCGCCTGGGTGCTGAAAGCGGCAATTTTGCATGACATGGGCAAGACGGCTGCGGCCGAGGCCATCTACCCGGAAATCGAGGCGGCCTGGAAAGCCGTGCGGAAAAGCACGCTGAAAACCAATCGTCGCGAGCGCGATATCGCGATTATGATCGACATCGCCCACAACGAGCGCCAGTCCAACGGCCTGCCGGTAGACTGCGACCGTTAACTGCGAAGTGCGGCCAGCCTCTGGACCAACATTGTCCTAGCCGCTGGCGTCATCATTCAAAGGTCATTTTTTGCTTCTGATGCTATCTTAAGGGGCATCTGAGGTTTCTTGATTCTGCCCGACTCATACTGCCAGCTCCAGACTGACTTTGCCGCGAATGTCACAGGATACGCGATCAAACCCGACCAGCGATGACAATGCCGGTGATCCGCTCCTGGGTATGGCACCAAGCGAGCGCACCGCTCTCGCGCTGCGCGAAAGTCAGGCGCGCTTCACCCGTCTGACTGCTGGCCTGGCCGACAGGCTATTTGTGTTCACAACTACGACAGACGGCGAAATCCTCTACCTCAGCGACGGTTATCGGCTGCTGGTTGATGAACACATTGAACAAAAGATTGGCCAGAACTGGCGCAACCTGGCTGACTGGACCGCCGAATCCATCAATACCCTGCTCGATCAATTCACCCGCTTGCTCACTGGCGAACTCGAGCGCTCCAACTTCGATCTGGCCTATCGGCAACCGGATGGCAATTTGCACCATCTGGCCATTCACGCCTATCGCATTTACAGCGAGGAGCGCAACGAGGATTTCATTGAGGGCATTGCACTCGACACCACCGAGCGCAACGCCTTCGAGGCCAGGCTGCGCAACCTTCAGCGCGCCATTGACCAGGCGCCGGTCTCCATCCTGATCACCGATACTGAATCCAGAATCCAGTACGTCAATCCATTCTTCTGCCGGATCACGGGGTACGCGCCAAGCGAGGTGATTGGGCAAACACCGCAACTGTTCAAGTCCGGCGAACAATCCGACGACACCTACCGTGAGCTATGGGAGAACCTGCGCCGCGGCGAGACCTGGCGCGGCGAACTGGTCAACAAACGCAAGGATGGCAGCCTGTATTGGGAGGCAGCAACCATCTCGCCGATCCGCGATGATCGTGGTCGCATCGTTAATTTTCTCGGCGTGAAGGAAAGCATCGACGACAGCAAAGAACTTGAACGCATCAAAGAGGATGTCGAGCGCATCATGCGCCACGATCTGAAAACGCCGCTGAACGCCATTCTGGCGCTGCCGGAACTCTTGTTACTCGATGACAATCTGACCGCCGATCAGCGCGATTCCGTCACCGTGATTCAGGAGAGCGCGCGCAAAATGCGCGACATGATCGAACTGTCACTCGATCTGTTCAAAATGGAAACGGGGCAATTCGACTACCGGCCACAAACACTCAACTTGATTCCCGTTCTGCGTCAGGTCATTCGGATAGTCGAGCCACGCGCTGCCAGCCAGCGGCTGGATTTCCGCTATCGACTCGACGGCCGCAATCTCGATGGCGAGCCGTCGCCCGATCAACCCATCTATATCCGCGCCGACGCCCGCCTGCTGTTCTCCATGCTATCGAATCTCATCACCAACGCCATCGACGCCTCGCCCGATGGCGAGGCTGTGGTGCTGGCGATCAATCAGCACAACCCGTTACGGCTGGCCATCATCAACCGCGGCCTGGTCCCACCCGCCATCCGCGCGCATTTCTTCGAGAAATATCGCTCCCACGGCAAAAAAGGCGGCACTGGGCTCGGCACCTATTCCGCCAAGCTGATGGCTGACACCATGAAAATGGCACTCAGCATGGAAACCTCTGACGCCAGCGACACCACCTGCATCGAGTTGCTGATTCCGTCAGCCCCGACCCTCAACCCGGATGCGGACGTCAGTGGGTCAAGCTAAGGGCTTCCGCTAATTGAGCGCCCCACAAGCCGCCAATAGCGGCGACCCCTTGAGCACCGTGCGCCCAGGCCGGCTCCAGATCGGCCGGTCCCAGGCCGCCAAGTGCATAGACCGGCAGCCGTGCCGCGCGGGTGAGTTGCGCAAAGCCCTCCCAGCCAAGCGGGTGGCTGTGTGGATGGCTGCGGGTCTGTTGCACCGGCGACAGTAGCGCATAGTCGAGCCCCAGGCGCGCAGCCAGGCACAGATCGGCCTCAGTATGGCAGGACGCACCCAGCAGGCTGGGGGCCTGTGGTGGCCGCGCGGCCAACTGATGCAAGTGGGCGCTGCTCAGATGCCAGCCGTCCGCCGGCAACTTGGTCAGCTCCTCGGGTGCGCGGTTGAGAACTAGGGGCACGCCGGCCGCCG includes the following:
- a CDS encoding sensor histidine kinase, with the protein product MSQDTRSNPTSDDNAGDPLLGMAPSERTALALRESQARFTRLTAGLADRLFVFTTTTDGEILYLSDGYRLLVDEHIEQKIGQNWRNLADWTAESINTLLDQFTRLLTGELERSNFDLAYRQPDGNLHHLAIHAYRIYSEERNEDFIEGIALDTTERNAFEARLRNLQRAIDQAPVSILITDTESRIQYVNPFFCRITGYAPSEVIGQTPQLFKSGEQSDDTYRELWENLRRGETWRGELVNKRKDGSLYWEAATISPIRDDRGRIVNFLGVKESIDDSKELERIKEDVERIMRHDLKTPLNAILALPELLLLDDNLTADQRDSVTVIQESARKMRDMIELSLDLFKMETGQFDYRPQTLNLIPVLRQVIRIVEPRAASQRLDFRYRLDGRNLDGEPSPDQPIYIRADARLLFSMLSNLITNAIDASPDGEAVVLAINQHNPLRLAIINRGLVPPAIRAHFFEKYRSHGKKGGTGLGTYSAKLMADTMKMALSMETSDASDTTCIELLIPSAPTLNPDADVSGSS
- a CDS encoding DUF3096 domain-containing protein, which produces MNLSFLNQWPIEAALAILAGVLILLLPRLLHVMVAAYLIAIGILGLVAFFYGAALPLKAIIALVAGFLVLLRPAVLSYVVGIYLIVVGLLESGLIRF
- the tssL gene encoding type VI secretion system protein TssL, long form, with the protein product MATFADLMALLLCFFVLLLSFSEMDVHKYKQIAGSMKMAFGVQREVDVQAIPKGTTVISPDFSPGKPTPTLAQELRQQTTDESKTELGPDQMRKELEAAAQEIAAALQEEIEQGLIDVEVVGEEILIRIREKGSFASGSARLQDSFSPILDKIAETLSATEGSLIVAGHTDDVPINTMQFPSNWVLSAARAAAVVHHITEVRPELAERMQIRAHGDTRPVATNDTPEGRAENRRVEIVIARKKSDEEGRDITGDAIDIPYRSMMPPEPEAPLELTQ
- a CDS encoding MotA/TolQ/ExbB proton channel family protein, which gives rise to MLRGLPVCTKAAISGQGAWSRPTIPENGSMQRIWIANRAGQGASAGTSFRVSPPAAVFCVEYRGFSHSRTGILPMDFATIVGVVVVLIAAIGAILVGGDIGVFINIPSILIVVLGTFGATLVRISFGEFFGSFKIGLKSIIHSSPSPRELIEDAVQLANVARKEGILALENQTISEPFMQKGISLCIDGHPPETVERLLSKEIDLTIERHTKGVKMWASIGDYSPAFGMIGTLIGLVQMLSNMDDPKAIGPAMAVALLTTLYGALIANGFAIPISEKLKAVSEEERMLKDLVLEAISAIQSGINPRVMEQILLTYLPSNQRDSTLD
- a CDS encoding PAS domain-containing sensor histidine kinase — protein: MPTADFAQSADLTESKDVFRHAALSGLTIPVLACIGLVAVSIILASWRMHVQDSEIREKVLTETLDLARTLALQPLDAPPQADEGSSARQQEADLTRLNCHLHRLAAFAGYQNIWTLTQHEGVRHEGPASHAAGSDCAQQPEAGIASLPPEITQVFNSGQPKITAPHGQGDARVISILVPIGPVPEDHKVGRILGVDIAARHWRAAVWSVAMLPLALGGLLTITFAIAAWIVYRSSASGDETPTSLRYLEPLLAGLTGAALTLAATSVTYQLEQDFESDLLEWASARTSRDLTMMMDQLREAPDGHSPATLPSSVADRAPAPDEFANSESRTITAVRQLLEQTLARQHSYESQIDARLLALNDQGTARLIARIPASDGAETPTKVRLIPPLSAMAQRQQVIPVFADHRTFAIQLGIHTPKPSGPLASAAAATATIGLILTAVATALVTWLRGRLSGLERLLNQRTSALQQRETNFNAITNAVRDAIIMADENFRILYWNPAAEQLFGHTEAEAKGQDLHRLIGGPELANTLPGTKPGQGTFVGASLIGRLVEVEAQHKSGDRVPLELSLSTMRLDGAWHAIGVLRDITERRRSRERLVKLNDCLVNLGSDYRENIHRITSVCGEILAADTALYNRLDNGLLVTLGRWQAPEDYPESDTPEGHICYDLIQDRSDRVSGHCGGELAENQSSREAFFLADLDQTPYARIDPAVRKYQLKAYFGHVVRCGSQTCGSLCVVFKQQRSPSDEEKRLLGILAAALTTEENRHLATRELELSEKRMSLAMRSTGIGIWEYEPDTRQLRLDAPMHGLLGLQPVQATRSIDDWTLRLLPEDMSKFQQRLESALSNDGELNQELRLQLNPDELRYLRIIGSVHRRANHHSHYLIGVCFDITRRKETEVRLLQAKDMAEKASQMKTQFLSQVSHELRTPMNAVLGFAQLLDSDPDLNNDQRDSIQEILHSGHHLLKLIDEVLDLAQIESGETEMQVQQILLEPALVESLALIRQLASDQELKIECASCSELAVAADSFRLRQVLINLLSNAVKFNRPGGSITLEAAETTPATSTDRQVRVSVRDTGIGIPADRLDELFEPFRRLPDAQLRGIEGSGVGLAVVKRLVELMGGRIGVESTPGEGSCFWFELPRQPTTRATAPLLKSETTTPLLL
- a CDS encoding GTPase family protein, which encodes MSETGQIERAAAWVEADAPVIWLLGKTQAGKTSIVAELTGQAGDQIGNGFEPFTAHSRLYAFPEQRPVLRFLDTRGLADTAVDAPFDELRAAERQAHVLLLIARAEDLALDELLVLARKLRRAHPDWPLIVAQSCLHQLYPITDGPTGSGHALPYPFTGTEADFHLEPLPDALLRALRAQRLLFAELPGTAPVFVPLDFTRPEQGLAPVDYGASALWAALERLLPEVVADLKIAAHQPNDERRRRRLILPWALAAASANAVPVPVLGGLGSASLQAAMVAQIARAAGLDNSRDAWKELISTLGGGFALGYGASWLAQQVLKLGIGWGSALTASWTFALTWAIGEVAMLLFAEQAAGRTPNREALRAHYRAAYKGALQRARTEEGLRR